From Pseudanabaena sp. PCC 6802, one genomic window encodes:
- a CDS encoding COP23 domain-containing protein, whose product MKLKLLSNTLGAGAIALASALPIALTATQPSYAGGTSFYCGWSGGYPATLADTPRGTVAIIRWSSEYFSDSGYDSQTRCNIVSNKFQSFYNSGALNFITAGVVRGLPVICATGEYGGACTSSTVLYTLKPGQNTAVVLQRLYESRAGAGTVLYESSKPSNQNANVSSINVKEFLENAPVETATSKPTPGKPSVVSPANTAPAATPAKTPDSGRAW is encoded by the coding sequence ATGAAACTGAAGTTATTATCCAATACTCTAGGTGCAGGGGCGATCGCATTAGCAAGTGCCTTGCCCATCGCACTAACTGCCACTCAACCCAGTTATGCAGGCGGCACTTCTTTTTATTGTGGTTGGAGCGGTGGGTACCCTGCAACACTAGCTGATACCCCGCGCGGTACAGTGGCAATTATTCGTTGGAGTTCGGAATACTTCAGCGATTCGGGCTATGATTCTCAAACGCGTTGCAATATCGTTTCTAACAAGTTCCAATCTTTCTATAACTCAGGTGCCTTGAATTTTATTACCGCTGGAGTTGTGAGGGGATTGCCGGTAATTTGCGCCACTGGCGAGTATGGTGGTGCCTGCACTAGCAGCACGGTTTTATACACGCTCAAGCCCGGTCAAAATACCGCAGTGGTACTGCAACGCTTGTATGAGAGCAGAGCGGGTGCCGGCACCGTCCTTTATGAAAGCTCTAAACCCAGCAACCAGAACGCCAATGTTTCTTCCATCAATGTCAAAGAATTTCTGGAGAACGCACCCGTGGAAACGGCTACCTCTAAGCCCACTCCAGGAAAGCCATCAGTTGTCAGTCCCGCTAACACTGCACCTGCTGCCACCCCAGCTAAAACGCCCGACAGCGGTAGAGCCTGGTAA
- a CDS encoding S1 family peptidase, with amino-acid sequence MGFAIAPPAISLPTSTPISQVKPDDRHLSEAQLKSLARSITVKVKVDRAWGSGILVRKRGATYFAVTNQHVVAYSDRLSIQTMDGRIYPAKARRIEFGDSDLALLEFQAKSNYTIAPLGQTYNVKVGDEVFAAGFPSETEHTDRIENIPTRGQTSNLAGFNFVPGRISLLTPKVIAGGYQIGYTNDIRKGMSGGPLLNRQGQVIGINGMHAYPIWGDPFVFTDGSRPERSQHEIMMRLSWAIPIETFIAVFKSERSVGLGAAPPRRSGTPLPPNKHLVFGLI; translated from the coding sequence GTGGGGTTCGCGATCGCTCCTCCAGCGATTTCCCTACCCACATCTACACCGATCTCCCAGGTGAAGCCAGACGATCGCCATCTGTCAGAAGCCCAGCTAAAATCTTTAGCCCGCTCGATCACCGTCAAGGTGAAAGTCGATCGGGCTTGGGGTTCGGGTATCCTGGTGCGCAAGCGCGGAGCAACCTACTTTGCAGTCACAAATCAGCATGTGGTCGCCTATAGCGATCGCCTTAGCATCCAAACGATGGATGGTCGGATCTACCCTGCTAAAGCTCGCAGGATAGAGTTTGGGGATAGCGACCTGGCATTATTAGAGTTCCAAGCGAAATCTAATTATACGATCGCACCTCTAGGGCAAACGTATAATGTAAAAGTTGGGGATGAAGTGTTTGCGGCAGGATTCCCAAGTGAAACAGAGCATACAGATCGCATTGAGAATATTCCGACTAGGGGACAGACTAGCAATCTTGCGGGATTCAATTTTGTGCCTGGACGGATCTCCCTCCTGACTCCTAAGGTAATAGCAGGCGGCTATCAAATTGGATACACCAATGATATTCGCAAGGGTATGAGCGGTGGGCCATTATTAAACCGTCAGGGTCAGGTAATCGGGATCAATGGCATGCATGCCTACCCCATTTGGGGCGATCCGTTTGTGTTTACAGATGGTTCTCGCCCAGAGCGATCGCAGCATGAAATCATGATGCGTTTGAGTTGGGCAATTCCCATCGAGACATTTATAGCGGTTTTCAAATCGGAACGCTCGGTGGGTTTGGGGGCTGCGCCTCCAAGAAGGAGTGGAACCCCTTTACCCCCAAATAAACATCTTGTATTCGGGCTTATTTAA
- a CDS encoding YlxR family protein: MAPKLYRRCICCQRLAPREEFWRVVRLHGDNNATNIQLDRGMGRSAYICPTAACLQQAQKKNRLGRSLRAPIPAEIWSQLESRLEAGTKKYISIT; the protein is encoded by the coding sequence ATGGCTCCCAAATTATATCGTCGCTGTATATGCTGCCAACGCCTGGCACCAAGAGAAGAGTTCTGGCGAGTCGTGCGCCTGCACGGTGACAATAATGCTACCAATATTCAACTCGATCGCGGGATGGGGCGATCGGCTTATATCTGCCCCACAGCAGCATGTCTGCAACAAGCTCAGAAGAAAAATCGCTTGGGGCGATCGCTACGCGCACCTATACCCGCTGAAATCTGGTCTCAGTTAGAATCTCGACTAGAAGCAGGAACGAAAAAATACATTTCGATTACTTAA
- a CDS encoding WecB/TagA/CpsF family glycosyltransferase, which translates to MRSCLPIISTCVHTTSYADACDRIQSWIAARQSCYIVAANVHVVMTAYWDRAYQSILDRAALVTPDGMPLVWGLRLLGQSQQQRVYGPDLMLAWCDRAADLGLPIYLYGGSDRALALLETKLKQQFPKIAIAGSYAPPYIDLRDLDMTSPDLPTWLESDINCIRDSGAAVVFVGLGCPKQEYWMAKVQSHLNSVAIGVGAAFDFHSGQVSQAPRWMMKIGLEWLYRFSQEPGRLWRRYLINNPVFIILFIFQLLKRIITKNQ; encoded by the coding sequence ATGCGCTCTTGTCTGCCAATTATTTCTACCTGCGTGCATACAACTAGCTATGCCGATGCCTGCGATCGCATTCAATCCTGGATCGCGGCACGACAGTCTTGCTACATCGTAGCTGCTAACGTGCATGTGGTGATGACTGCCTACTGGGATCGCGCGTACCAAAGTATATTAGATCGCGCCGCTTTAGTAACTCCGGATGGGATGCCATTAGTATGGGGTTTGCGCCTATTAGGACAATCTCAACAGCAAAGGGTATACGGCCCCGATTTGATGCTGGCCTGGTGCGATCGCGCTGCCGATCTAGGTTTACCGATTTATCTCTACGGGGGCAGCGATCGCGCTCTAGCTCTGCTGGAAACAAAGCTAAAACAGCAATTTCCTAAAATCGCGATCGCGGGGAGTTATGCCCCTCCCTACATAGATCTGCGGGATTTGGATATGACAAGTCCCGATCTACCCACCTGGTTAGAATCCGACATCAATTGCATTCGAGATTCTGGTGCTGCGGTAGTATTTGTAGGCTTAGGCTGTCCCAAGCAGGAATACTGGATGGCAAAAGTACAAAGTCATCTAAATTCAGTTGCGATCGGCGTGGGAGCAGCATTCGACTTCCATAGCGGTCAAGTTTCTCAAGCTCCTCGCTGGATGATGAAGATCGGTTTGGAGTGGCTATATCGCTTTAGCCAAGAGCCTGGCAGATTGTGGAGGCGATATCTCATCAACAATCCAGTTTTTATCATTCTATTTATCTTTCAGTTGCTGAAGAGAATTATAACAAAGAATCAATAA
- the psb28 gene encoding photosystem II reaction center protein Psb28 produces MTARIQLAANIDEEATDVKITRSKDGSTSTATFYFAEPKCMSSENPEQSNNILGMFMIDEEGEIVTRNVNAKFINGKPAGIEAIYRMEGEFAWERFLRFMNRYAEANGMSLNKKS; encoded by the coding sequence ATGACCGCCAGGATTCAATTAGCCGCAAATATTGATGAAGAAGCTACAGATGTAAAAATTACCCGCTCTAAGGATGGATCTACCAGCACGGCTACTTTCTATTTTGCCGAGCCTAAGTGCATGAGTTCTGAAAACCCCGAGCAAAGCAATAACATTCTTGGCATGTTCATGATTGACGAAGAAGGGGAAATCGTTACCCGCAATGTCAACGCTAAGTTTATTAATGGTAAACCCGCTGGCATTGAAGCTATATATAGAATGGAAGGAGAGTTTGCATGGGAGCGGTTCTTGCGCTTTATGAATCGCTATGCGGAAGCAAATGGTATGAGCCTTAATAAGAAATCATGA
- the gcvT gene encoding glycine cleavage system aminomethyltransferase GcvT, with the protein MTNSLKRTPLYDLHLSMGARIVEFGGWEMPLQYQGIVAEHQAVRSRVGMFDVSHMGKFSLQGKDILASLQKLVPSNLARLKPGQAQYTVLLNQQGGIIDDVIFYFHGGDRWSVIVNASTTDKDKTWLEQHLNDQLIDRSTEKLLIAVQGKAALQALQPFVKANLQEMARFSHIETEVLGTTSFVARTGYTGEDGCEVAIDIEPGRELWQKLGDAGVTPCGLGCRDTLRLEAGMHLYGQDMDDNTTPLEADLGWLVHLKEKGDFIGRSRLEAQKAEGLPRRLVALEMEGRNIARHDYPIRWNGETIGVITSGTMSPTLGKAIALGYVLSHLADVGQALQVQIRDRDYPAHIVKRPFYKPTP; encoded by the coding sequence ATGACTAACTCACTAAAACGCACGCCCTTATACGATCTGCATCTGTCAATGGGAGCTAGAATTGTTGAATTTGGTGGTTGGGAGATGCCCTTGCAATATCAGGGTATTGTGGCAGAGCATCAAGCGGTGCGATCGCGTGTTGGCATGTTTGATGTATCGCACATGGGAAAATTCTCATTGCAAGGCAAAGATATATTGGCATCGCTCCAAAAATTAGTTCCTTCTAATCTCGCAAGATTGAAACCAGGACAGGCGCAGTACACCGTGCTCCTGAACCAGCAGGGAGGCATCATCGATGATGTAATTTTTTACTTTCATGGCGGCGATCGCTGGTCGGTAATTGTCAATGCCTCGACTACGGATAAGGATAAAACCTGGCTGGAACAACACCTTAACGACCAACTCATCGATCGTTCGACAGAGAAGTTACTGATTGCCGTACAGGGAAAAGCAGCACTACAGGCGCTGCAACCTTTTGTGAAGGCTAATCTGCAAGAGATGGCGCGATTCAGTCATATCGAAACAGAAGTGTTAGGTACAACCAGTTTCGTGGCCCGTACTGGCTATACTGGCGAAGATGGTTGCGAAGTCGCAATCGATATCGAACCTGGCAGAGAGTTATGGCAAAAACTAGGTGATGCTGGCGTGACTCCCTGCGGCTTAGGCTGTCGGGATACGCTGCGACTCGAAGCTGGGATGCACCTGTACGGTCAGGATATGGACGATAACACCACACCTCTAGAAGCCGATCTAGGTTGGCTGGTACACTTAAAAGAAAAAGGGGACTTTATCGGGCGATCGCGCTTAGAAGCACAAAAAGCAGAAGGCTTACCCCGTCGCCTCGTAGCCTTGGAGATGGAAGGGCGCAATATCGCTCGCCACGACTATCCCATTCGCTGGAATGGAGAAACTATAGGTGTGATTACGAGTGGAACCATGTCGCCTACTTTGGGTAAAGCGATCGCGCTCGGCTACGTGCTATCCCACCTGGCTGATGTCGGCCAGGCTTTACAAGTTCAGATTCGCGATCGCGACTATCCTGCCCACATTGTCAAACGTCCTTTTTACAAACCAACTCCATAA
- a CDS encoding AbrB family transcriptional regulator — protein sequence MAKTKQSVMLTGQALLEKVKELEHLSKAEKAKACGYATVTKNGQDRINLMKFLNAWMEAADINLDPKGSGKGGRSASYRVSVQSNGNLLIGSAYTQLMGLKPGDKLEIKLGRKHIHLRQIEDDEDDEDDATEE from the coding sequence ATGGCTAAAACTAAGCAATCGGTCATGCTCACTGGCCAAGCTCTGCTGGAAAAAGTCAAGGAATTGGAGCATTTATCTAAAGCAGAAAAAGCTAAAGCCTGCGGTTATGCAACTGTCACTAAAAATGGTCAAGACCGCATCAATTTGATGAAGTTCTTGAACGCCTGGATGGAGGCTGCCGATATAAATTTAGATCCCAAAGGCAGCGGTAAAGGGGGGCGCAGTGCCAGTTATCGCGTCAGCGTTCAAAGTAATGGCAATCTCTTGATCGGTTCCGCGTATACACAGTTAATGGGGCTAAAACCGGGCGACAAACTCGAAATTAAACTGGGGCGCAAGCACATTCACCTCAGGCAAATTGAGGACGATGAGGACGATGAGGACGATGCAACTGAAGAATAA
- a CDS encoding Rpn family recombination-promoting nuclease/putative transposase, with product MPAVFINPKTDFAFKKIFGSKESKDILISFLDAILYNEQDAIQDLVILDPYQAPRIKGIKDSYLDVKATLQDGKTVIIEMQVLNVLGFEKRVLYNAAKAFSIQLGVGEDYTLLNPVIALTITDFEMFVGNERIISRYRLKEKDDLTDYSDDIELVFVELPKFEKSLNELETLIDKWLYFLKCANELRSVPPTMKAVPALNHAFTVAQQSKLSRKELEILEKRQMFLHDNRNAILKAKQDALQQGIQQGIQQGIQQGIQQGIQQGAYQERVAIAQQLLDVLDPETISQKTGLTLAEIQALRSP from the coding sequence ATGCCTGCCGTCTTTATCAACCCCAAAACTGACTTTGCATTCAAAAAGATCTTTGGCTCCAAAGAAAGCAAAGATATTCTGATTAGCTTTCTCGACGCTATTCTCTACAACGAGCAAGATGCCATTCAAGATCTGGTGATTCTCGACCCTTATCAGGCACCCCGGATTAAGGGGATTAAAGACTCCTATCTCGATGTTAAAGCCACTCTGCAAGATGGCAAAACTGTAATTATTGAAATGCAGGTATTAAACGTTTTGGGGTTTGAAAAACGAGTGTTGTATAACGCCGCCAAAGCCTTCTCCATTCAGCTTGGCGTGGGAGAAGACTACACTCTGCTCAACCCCGTAATTGCGTTGACGATTACTGACTTCGAAATGTTTGTCGGTAACGAGAGAATTATCTCCCGCTATCGGCTAAAGGAGAAAGATGACTTAACTGACTACAGTGATGATATTGAGTTGGTTTTTGTGGAGCTACCAAAGTTTGAGAAAAGCTTGAACGAATTGGAGACTCTAATTGATAAGTGGCTGTATTTTCTTAAATGCGCTAATGAGCTGCGATCGGTGCCGCCTACAATGAAAGCGGTACCAGCACTTAACCACGCTTTTACTGTAGCGCAACAGAGCAAACTAAGCCGCAAGGAGCTGGAGATTTTGGAAAAGCGACAAATGTTTTTGCACGACAATCGCAATGCTATTCTCAAAGCTAAACAAGATGCGCTCCAGCAGGGAATTCAGCAGGGAATTCAGCAGGGAATTCAGCAGGGAATTCAGCAGGGAATTCAGCAGGGAGCATATCAAGAGAGGGTAGCGATCGCCCAGCAGTTACTGGACGTACTCGATCCAGAGACGATTAGCCAGAAGACAGGACTGACTTTAGCAGAAATTCAGGCGCTGCGATCGCCGTAG
- a CDS encoding NF041680 family putative transposase — MISLDKLEQFRKYTYEIIGNGRDALFDLMDAVLTSRSVSSFVELSLSPLFRREWSSIYEALQDSHPPREDLMKQYIQQMPAAEVTILAGDHTAWSRPYAVTLQERTYEHQPQPGVGSKPVTVGQGYSTIAWIPESEGSFALPLRHERITSFENPIQKAASQLRLVCAEIPGTVLFLGDGEYGCAPFLQQTADIPCIKLLRLRPNRVLYHAPKDYEGHGRPHKHGEKFSLKDSDTWSIPQADITIAEPKLGRLQIRRWPNLHLKQAADHPFTLILVERLDMPESKPLWLIWVAKDEPILSEVWQKYLRRFAIEHWYRLVRQRLHWTIPQLSTPAQMETWSDLMPLLTWQLWLARELVQDSPLPWQKPMTKLSPGRVANAFALVLVRIGSPSPDPKPRGKSPGWPLGKKRTQRIRYPTVKKRYAKPLKKASAATA, encoded by the coding sequence ATGATTAGTTTGGATAAACTTGAGCAATTTCGCAAGTACACGTACGAAATTATAGGGAACGGGAGAGATGCGCTGTTCGACTTGATGGATGCGGTACTGACGAGTCGGAGTGTTTCATCGTTTGTGGAACTTTCGTTAAGCCCATTATTTCGGAGGGAGTGGTCGAGTATCTATGAAGCACTGCAAGATAGTCATCCTCCACGTGAAGACTTGATGAAGCAATACATACAGCAAATGCCGGCAGCAGAGGTGACGATATTGGCGGGCGACCATACAGCCTGGTCGCGTCCCTATGCGGTGACATTACAAGAACGCACCTACGAACATCAACCTCAACCGGGAGTAGGAAGCAAACCTGTTACGGTGGGGCAAGGATACAGCACAATTGCCTGGATTCCAGAGTCAGAAGGGAGTTTTGCCTTACCGTTGCGGCATGAGCGGATCACCAGTTTCGAGAACCCGATTCAGAAAGCCGCTAGTCAGTTACGCTTGGTTTGTGCGGAAATTCCTGGGACTGTGCTTTTCCTGGGGGATGGCGAGTATGGGTGCGCACCATTTTTGCAGCAAACAGCAGACATCCCGTGTATCAAGCTGCTCAGGCTACGCCCCAACCGGGTTCTGTATCATGCCCCAAAGGATTACGAGGGGCATGGGCGACCCCATAAGCATGGAGAGAAATTTAGCCTCAAAGACTCTGACACTTGGTCTATTCCCCAAGCAGACATCACAATTGCAGAGCCTAAACTGGGACGATTGCAAATTCGTCGATGGCCAAACCTGCACTTAAAGCAAGCCGCAGACCATCCCTTTACACTCATTCTGGTCGAACGTCTTGATATGCCTGAATCGAAACCCCTGTGGTTGATTTGGGTCGCTAAAGACGAGCCAATCTTGAGTGAGGTATGGCAAAAATATCTGCGCAGATTTGCCATTGAGCATTGGTATCGCTTGGTGCGTCAACGTCTCCATTGGACAATCCCTCAGCTTTCTACCCCTGCTCAGATGGAGACTTGGTCGGACTTGATGCCTTTACTTACTTGGCAATTGTGGCTCGCTCGTGAACTTGTCCAAGACTCTCCTCTGCCTTGGCAGAAACCGATGACTAAATTGTCTCCTGGTCGAGTTGCAAATGCTTTTGCTTTAGTTTTGGTCAGGATTGGCTCTCCTTCCCCTGACCCTAAACCTCGCGGTAAGTCTCCAGGTTGGCCTCTTGGGAAAAAACGAACCCAACGGATTCGTTATCCTACTGTCAAAAAACGCTATGCCAAGCCCCTCAAAAAAGCTTCCGCTGCAACTGCTTAG
- a CDS encoding DUF3082 domain-containing protein, with the protein MTEEVNPPAPPTPLKNLVGAAIAALLSSGLYLITAHVARKLAESPLSNADTLAAKIGAIVRAFLLAVGTGATAIFAIVALGLVLLTLQQVWQLIFNRPSENIKG; encoded by the coding sequence ATGACTGAAGAAGTAAATCCGCCAGCCCCACCCACACCGTTAAAAAATCTAGTTGGTGCCGCGATCGCCGCACTCCTATCGTCGGGTCTGTACCTGATTACCGCTCACGTAGCGCGGAAACTGGCCGAGAGTCCTCTCAGTAATGCGGACACGCTAGCCGCCAAAATAGGCGCGATCGTCCGTGCGTTCCTGCTAGCTGTAGGTACAGGGGCGACCGCGATCTTTGCCATAGTCGCGCTCGGTCTGGTTCTGCTGACACTTCAGCAAGTATGGCAGTTAATATTCAATCGACCATCTGAAAACATAAAGGGGTAA
- a CDS encoding S1 family peptidase: MRFYNGLSAAIAGTAIVSAMVIVQPRAAHALSGEEINDIARDVTVLIRGEKSGHGSGVLIAKDGNTYYALTAYHVVSDSDKYRIVTSDKQAHEMDYSKVKRLPNVDLAVVQFQSDKTYKLAKLANSDTTKQGATVFVSGWPAPGQAIKEVVRQFTTGNVSERLDKPVGGGYQMVYTNVTRRGMSGGPVFDTAGRVVAIHGLAEGEDANAIKSRLGLASEAEAAKFTQIAGKPGFNMAVPINTFLSLAPQSGLYLGLQVENSPPAQPTSTTTTTTTQTDERDRVNVDNLFQRVLENTLERGIQRILPF, translated from the coding sequence ATGAGATTTTATAATGGATTGAGTGCCGCGATCGCCGGAACAGCGATCGTTAGTGCAATGGTAATCGTACAGCCACGCGCAGCACATGCCCTTTCTGGTGAAGAAATTAATGACATTGCTCGCGATGTCACAGTATTGATTAGAGGCGAAAAATCCGGTCACGGCTCCGGCGTACTAATCGCTAAAGACGGCAATACCTACTATGCACTCACTGCCTATCACGTAGTCAGCGACTCAGATAAGTACCGCATTGTCACGTCTGACAAGCAAGCCCATGAAATGGATTACAGCAAAGTAAAACGCCTGCCTAATGTCGATCTGGCGGTGGTGCAATTCCAGAGCGACAAAACCTATAAGCTTGCCAAGCTAGCCAATTCAGATACCACAAAACAAGGGGCGACAGTCTTTGTATCGGGATGGCCCGCCCCCGGACAAGCAATCAAAGAAGTCGTACGCCAGTTCACGACGGGAAATGTCTCCGAGCGATTGGATAAACCCGTAGGCGGCGGCTATCAGATGGTTTATACCAATGTCACCCGCCGTGGTATGAGCGGTGGCCCTGTATTTGACACAGCCGGTCGTGTGGTAGCAATTCACGGACTGGCAGAAGGTGAAGATGCCAACGCAATTAAATCCAGGTTGGGACTGGCTTCTGAAGCAGAAGCCGCTAAGTTCACGCAAATTGCTGGCAAACCTGGTTTTAATATGGCGGTACCAATTAATACCTTCCTGAGTTTGGCTCCGCAGTCCGGTCTGTATTTGGGGCTACAGGTTGAGAATTCACCGCCAGCCCAGCCCACCAGCACCACAACTACCACAACTACCCAAACTGACGAACGCGATCGCGTCAATGTGGACAACCTGTTTCAGCGCGTCTTAGAAAACACGCTCGAAAGAGGGATACAGAGAATTTTGCCATTCTAG
- the ftsH gene encoding ATP-dependent zinc metalloprotease FtsH, whose translation MAIKNQDPKQARSRLIGNILLLIGSGLLIFNFLSPFLFGPQIPSVPYSLFIHDVKANHVERVSIAQERITYQLRGEGEQQNGEILSTTPIFDLELPKLLEQNGVEFAAAPIQKNNWFGTLLGWIIPPLIFVGIFQLFSRGAGGTGAGGLQIGKSKAKVYVEGDAPKVLFSDVAGVDEAKVELEEIVKFLKTPEQYTRLGAKIPKGVLLVGPPGTGKTMLAKAVAGEAGVPFFSISGSEFVELFVGVGSSRVRDLFEQAKKQSPCIVFIDELDAIGKSRASSGFYGGNDEREQTLNQLLTEMDGFSADGSTVIVLAATNRPETLDPALLRPGRFDRQVLVDRPDKIGREAILTIHARKVTLAPDTDLKTIAARTSGFAGADLANLVNEAALLAARADRNSVTMADFSEAIERVVAGLEKKSRVLNDKEKRIVAYHEVGHALVGALTPGSGKVEKISIVPRGMAALGYTLQLPTEDRFLMSKEELQAQISTLLGGRSAEEIIFGSITTGAANDLQRATELAEQMVTSYGMSEILGPLAYQKRQNDFLGGMNSGRSLSPHTAEMIDKEIKDIVESAHQNALSILKENQGLLESISEKLLDAEVIEGETLHDLLAQVKLPANAHREPSLAA comes from the coding sequence ATGGCTATCAAGAACCAAGATCCCAAGCAGGCTCGCTCCCGTCTAATCGGTAATATCTTGTTACTGATTGGTTCTGGTCTGCTGATTTTCAACTTCCTCTCACCTTTCCTATTCGGCCCGCAAATTCCCAGCGTTCCCTATAGCCTGTTCATTCACGATGTGAAAGCCAATCACGTCGAACGGGTTTCGATCGCTCAAGAGCGCATCACCTACCAACTGCGTGGTGAGGGCGAGCAACAAAACGGTGAAATTCTCTCTACTACACCTATATTCGATCTGGAGTTACCCAAACTCCTGGAACAAAATGGTGTAGAGTTTGCCGCCGCACCAATTCAAAAGAATAATTGGTTTGGTACTTTACTAGGTTGGATAATTCCTCCCTTGATTTTTGTGGGCATATTCCAGCTATTCAGTCGCGGTGCCGGTGGTACTGGGGCTGGGGGCTTGCAGATCGGTAAGAGTAAAGCCAAGGTCTATGTGGAAGGCGACGCTCCCAAGGTGCTCTTCTCTGATGTCGCTGGCGTTGATGAAGCTAAGGTAGAGCTAGAGGAAATTGTGAAATTTCTCAAAACTCCCGAACAGTACACTCGCCTCGGTGCCAAGATTCCTAAGGGGGTGTTGCTGGTTGGGCCTCCTGGTACTGGTAAGACCATGTTGGCAAAAGCCGTAGCTGGGGAAGCTGGCGTACCTTTCTTCAGTATTTCTGGTAGCGAATTTGTCGAACTGTTTGTAGGTGTTGGTTCTTCGCGCGTGCGCGACCTATTTGAACAAGCCAAAAAGCAATCGCCTTGCATTGTATTTATCGACGAACTCGACGCGATCGGCAAATCTCGTGCCAGCAGTGGTTTCTATGGCGGTAACGACGAACGCGAGCAAACCCTCAACCAGTTGCTGACCGAGATGGATGGATTTTCTGCCGATGGTTCGACCGTAATCGTCCTGGCTGCCACTAACCGCCCCGAGACTCTCGATCCGGCGTTGCTACGCCCCGGTCGTTTCGATCGCCAGGTTCTCGTAGACCGCCCCGATAAAATCGGTCGAGAAGCGATTCTCACAATTCACGCCCGTAAGGTAACTCTGGCTCCAGATACAGATCTCAAGACAATTGCCGCCCGTACCTCTGGGTTTGCCGGTGCCGATCTGGCCAACTTGGTAAATGAAGCTGCGTTGCTAGCTGCTCGCGCCGATCGCAATTCCGTAACAATGGCTGACTTTAGCGAAGCGATCGAGCGCGTTGTTGCTGGTCTGGAGAAAAAGAGCCGCGTCTTGAATGATAAAGAGAAGCGCATTGTGGCCTACCATGAAGTGGGACACGCCCTCGTTGGTGCTTTGACTCCTGGCAGCGGCAAAGTTGAAAAGATTTCGATTGTACCGCGTGGCATGGCAGCTTTGGGTTACACCCTGCAACTACCCACCGAAGATCGCTTTTTGATGAGTAAAGAGGAACTGCAAGCCCAGATCTCCACATTGTTAGGCGGTAGATCGGCTGAGGAGATAATTTTTGGTAGCATTACCACTGGTGCTGCCAACGATCTGCAACGCGCGACGGAATTGGCGGAGCAGATGGTTACCAGCTACGGCATGAGTGAAATTTTAGGCCCACTAGCTTACCAAAAGCGTCAAAATGATTTCCTCGGCGGTATGAACAGCGGTCGCAGTCTTAGCCCCCATACGGCAGAGATGATTGACAAAGAAATCAAAGATATAGTAGAGTCCGCTCACCAAAATGCGCTAAGCATCCTGAAGGAAAACCAAGGGCTATTGGAGTCTATCTCGGAGAAGCTATTGGATGCAGAGGTAATTGAAGGTGAAACCCTACACGATCTATTGGCGCAGGTCAAGCTGCCAGCCAACGCTCATAGGGAACCAAGCCTAGCTGCCTAG
- a CDS encoding molybdenum cofactor biosynthesis protein B, whose product MTIANPCPDPPAYRVNCAVITVSDTRNEETDKSGKYIRQSLVNAGHQVSSYFIVKDEPDLIRDRLQSLADIPDLEVVICNGGTGIAPRDTTYDAIAALLEKTLPGFGEMFRYLSWQEVGSRAIASRAVSGIYKGKLIFSLPGSSNAVKLAIEQLILPEMIHLVRQMKGLH is encoded by the coding sequence ATGACGATCGCTAACCCTTGCCCCGATCCACCAGCCTATCGGGTTAATTGCGCTGTAATTACGGTGAGCGATACGCGCAACGAGGAAACTGATAAAAGCGGCAAATATATTAGGCAATCGCTCGTCAATGCCGGACATCAAGTCAGCAGTTATTTCATCGTCAAAGATGAACCAGATCTAATTCGCGATCGCTTGCAATCGTTAGCTGATATCCCAGATCTGGAAGTAGTTATTTGCAATGGCGGTACGGGTATTGCACCTAGAGACACAACCTACGATGCGATCGCTGCCTTGCTAGAAAAAACGCTGCCCGGATTTGGTGAAATGTTTCGCTATCTCAGTTGGCAGGAAGTGGGTTCGAGGGCGATCGCTTCCCGTGCCGTGTCGGGTATTTATAAAGGTAAGTTGATCTTCTCTTTACCTGGATCCAGTAATGCAGTGAAATTAGCGATCGAGCAGCTTATATTGCCTGAGATGATTCATCTAGTCAGACAGATGAAGGGGTTGCACTAG